The nucleotide sequence AGCCCATATAATCCAATAACCCTTTAATGTCTCCACGATCAATGAAAAAATCCAAGTCACTATCCTCTTTAGCTTCACCTCGAGCATAAGACCCAAATAAACTCATACTATCAACACCATATGCCTGAGCGATTGGAATAGCTTTTTCTTTAATTTCTTCAATGGTATAAATCATGAAAAACCACCTTTTCAGTGATAATATATTCATTTTCATCTATAATAAATTCTTTGAAAATTCGAGTCTGTAAAATTTTATAGGCTTTTTTCAAATTTTATTTTTTTTACACTTGAAATTTCACTTCGGTAAAAATTCTTCCTAATTTTTATTTAATTTGAAAATAAACAATTAAAAAATAGTAAATTACTAAAATAAGTTATGATAAATAATATTTTATGATTAAACAAACAAATCTATCTTCAATAGTAATATAGACTTTATACAACTTAAACTTTTTGATTTTTCTGAGGAAAAAATTGATCAAGAAAAAATCATTTCAGAAAGACTCAATAAAAAACCAAAAATATAAAATACAAATCAAAAACTATTTTTAGATGAAAATAACACTTTTAAATATAATAATCCAATTTGTCCAGTTTGTGGAAGCCATAAAATAATTAAATAAGCCTATAAAATTTTACAGACTCCTTTTTTAAAAAATAAAAATAGTAAATGTAGTAAAACTACATTTTTTAGTATCTGACTTTTCCGATGTGTCTTGTTGCACCTGGATCTTCTCCGTTAAAGTGTGCAAGGTAATATACGAACCATTCAAGTGGAATTACCATTATGAATGGAGATAACAGTTTGTCCACATCTGCATAGTCTTTCAGGTCAAACAATATTGTTTTTGCTTCAAGATTTTCACAAAAGTCAATAGCTTTTTGGGTTATTACGTCAGATTCCAAATCAGACCTTA is from Methanobrevibacter sp. and encodes:
- a CDS encoding nucleotidyltransferase domain-containing protein, coding for MIYTIEEIKEKAIPIAQAYGVDSMSLFGSYARGEAKEDSDLDFFIDRGDIKGLLDYMGFVQDLEDIFHCHVDVVSTGIEDKKFLAIIKKDGVLIYEK